Genomic window (Streptomyces cadmiisoli):
ACCGAGCACATCCAGAAGCAGCTCACCGACCACCTGGAAAACGCCAGGCGCCTCACCGGGCGCTGAGCGAGACTGAGTAGTGGATTCGCCCCGATCGGGGCACTCCACCGATCACCACGATGAACGACGAGGTACGGACTTCATGAACGACCACATCCAGCCCGACGGCTCGGAAGGCTTCGAGCACGATCACGGGGCGCTCGGCGACGCCGAGTACGCGGAGTTCATGGAGCTCGCCGCGGTGGAGGGCTTCGACCCGGAGGACGTCGAGGGCGCCATCGAGGCGGCCGGGCACGGGCCGCTGCCGGTGCTCGCCGTCGTCGGCCGCCCGAACGTCGGCAAGTCGACCCTGGTGAACCGGATCATCGGCCGCCGCGAGGCCGTCGTCGAGGACAAGCCGGGCGTCACCCGCGACCGTGTCACCTACGAGGCCGAGTGGGCGGGCCGCCGCTTCAAGGTCGTCGACACCGGCGGCTGGGAGCAGGACGTCTTCGGCATCGACGCGTCCGTGGCCGCGCAGGCCGAGTTCGCGATCGAGGCGGCCGACGCGGTCGTCTTCGTCGTCGACGCCAAGGTCGGCGCGACCGACACCGACGAGGCCGTCGTACGGCTGCTGCGCAAGGCCGGCAAGCCCGTGGTGCTGTGCGCCAACAAGGTCGACGGCCCCAGCGGCGAGGCCGACGCGTCGTACCTGTGGTCCCTCGGACTCGGCGAGCCGCACCCGGTCTCCGCGCTGCACGGCCGGGGCACCGGCGACATGCTGGACGCCGTCCTGGAGGCTCTGCCCGAGGCACCCGAGCAGTCCTTCGGCAGCGCCGTCGGCGGCCCGCGCCGTATCGCCCTGATCGGCCGCCCGAACGTCGGCAAGTCCTCGCTGCTGAACAAGGTGGCCGGCGAGGAGCGCGTGGTCGTCAACGAACTCGCGGGCACCACCCGCGACCCGGTCGACGAACTGATCGAACTCGGCGGCACGATCTGGAAGTTCGTGGACACCGCGGGCATCCGCAAGCGGGTCCACCTCCAGCAGGGCGCCGACTACTACGCCTCGCTGCGCACCGCGGCGGCCGTCGAGAAGGCCGAGGTGGCCGTCGTCCTGATCGACTCCGAGGAGTCCATCTCGGTCCAGGACCAGCGGATCATCTCCATGGCGGTGGAGGCCGGCCGCGCGATCGTGGTCGCCTACAACAAGTGGGACACCCTCGACGAGGAGCGCCGCTACTACCTGGAGCGGGAGATCGAGACCGAGATGGGCCAGGTCGCGTGGGCGCCCCGGGTGAACGTCTCGGCGCGGACCGGCCGCCACATGGAGAAGCTGGTCCCGGCGATCGAGACGGCCCTCGCGGGCTGGGAGACACGCGTCCCGACGGGCCGGCTGAACGCCTTCCTCGGCGAGCTGGTCTCCGCCCACCCCCACCCGGTGCGGGGCGGCAAGCAGCCGCGCATCCTGTTCGGCACGCAGGCCGGCACCAAGCCGCCGCGGTTCGTGCTGTTCGCCTCCGGTTTCATCGAGGCGGGCTACCGGCGGTTCATCGAGCGCCGGCTGCGTGAGGAGTTCGGTTTCGAGGGGACGCCGATCCACATCTCGGTCCGGGTGCGCGAGAAGCGCGGCAAGAAGAAGTAGCGGCAGCGCACACCGATGAAGGGGCGGCCCGTCGCGGGCCGCCCCTGAGGTGTTTCAGTTCCCCTTGCGCGGCCCGGGCGGCAGTGCGGCCGGGACGTGGTGCAGTCCGGTGCCGTAGTGCTGTCCGATCTGCCCGATCCGCTGCCAGGTCGTCGTGTGGTGCGCACCGCCGTGCCGGGCGCTCTGCGCGCCCGCGCTGTAGGCGCTGTACGAGCTGCTGAACGAACCGGCGCGATGGCCGCCGTGCGCTTCCGCACCGTGCGGGATGTTCCCGAACGCGGTGAACCCCAGATCCTCCTCGCCGCTGCGGTCGCCCGGCAGCGAGCGGAACGACTTGACGTACTCGGCGTAGAGCGCGTCGTAGATCGGTGTGGCCGACGGGCCGCCATGAGGATCCTGGGCCGACTGCGCGGACAGGATCGGCGAGTAGCTGTGGTGGCGGGGAACCTCGTATGCGTGCACGTATGTCCAAACGACCCCGGGCCTGAAGGGATGCGGCTCACGAGCGCCGCCGAGGGGCGTGCGGAACCACGCGAACGGTCACGGACGAGCCGTGGCCGCCGACGGCCGGCGCCCTGCTCGGCGAGCTCCGGGGTCACGTCCCGGCGAGCGGCAGGACACTGGCGACCAGCTTCCCGTTGGCCGCCGCCTTGTCCAGCGCGTCCCGCAGCAGGTCCTCCCGCGGCTGACGGCCGATCGACCCGACCGGGGCCGCGAACATCAGCACCTGCTGGTGCTTGTTGGCGGCGGCCCGCCATCCGTCGGTCACCTGGAGCGGCTGGTGCGCCTGCCACCACGCCACCGGCTGACCGCTGTTCGGGCCGGGCTGGAGCACCGCGTGCAGCTGGCCCATGGCCAGGAGCACGGACCAGCCGTGCAGCACCGGCGGCAGGGAGTTCAGCTCGGTCACCGGCATGAAGCCCTGTTCGATCAGCAGGGGCAGGAAGTCGTCGCCCACCGTGGTGGAGCCGGGGCGCACGATGGGGCCGGTGGGTTCGACCACGAGGGCGGGGTGCAGTTCGCCGGTGATCAGCACGAGTCCGCTGGTGACGCCGAGCACCGCCTGCTGGGGCACGACCTGCTCCGGCTCGAGGTCGACGCTGTCGCCGCTGATGGACTTCACGGCGCCCAGGAGCTGTTCCTCGGTGACCTGGACGACCTGGGAGGGCAGGCAGGTGGCGTGGGCGAAGGCGAGCACGGCGGTCTCGTCCCCGATGAAGAGGACGGTGCTGGTGCGCTCGCGCTCGGAGTCGCCCGGGGTACGGCAGGACGTGCAGTCGTAACTGCCCGGGGCGTTCTCTCCGGCGAGCAGCCGGTCGGCTTCTTCGTCGCCGATCTCGGCGCGTACCTCGTCGCTGACGTCGAGCATGCGCGGCACGGGTGACTCCCTCGGGATGCGTGCGTGGCGGGACCGGGTGGCTCCCGGCCCGTGCTCCGGGGTCGGTCCCCGGCTCATGAAGAAGACAACGGGCGATCTGTGGCGGGAGTCACGCAGACCGGCGAACGGAATCGAACCATCCACCGCACACGGTCACGAGCGGCACGGAAT
Coding sequences:
- the der gene encoding ribosome biogenesis GTPase Der, with the translated sequence MNDHIQPDGSEGFEHDHGALGDAEYAEFMELAAVEGFDPEDVEGAIEAAGHGPLPVLAVVGRPNVGKSTLVNRIIGRREAVVEDKPGVTRDRVTYEAEWAGRRFKVVDTGGWEQDVFGIDASVAAQAEFAIEAADAVVFVVDAKVGATDTDEAVVRLLRKAGKPVVLCANKVDGPSGEADASYLWSLGLGEPHPVSALHGRGTGDMLDAVLEALPEAPEQSFGSAVGGPRRIALIGRPNVGKSSLLNKVAGEERVVVNELAGTTRDPVDELIELGGTIWKFVDTAGIRKRVHLQQGADYYASLRTAAAVEKAEVAVVLIDSEESISVQDQRIISMAVEAGRAIVVAYNKWDTLDEERRYYLEREIETEMGQVAWAPRVNVSARTGRHMEKLVPAIETALAGWETRVPTGRLNAFLGELVSAHPHPVRGGKQPRILFGTQAGTKPPRFVLFASGFIEAGYRRFIERRLREEFGFEGTPIHISVRVREKRGKKK